A single genomic interval of Spirosoma linguale DSM 74 harbors:
- a CDS encoding flavin reductase domain protein FMN-binding protein (PFAM: flavin reductase domain protein FMN-binding~KEGG: bxe:Bxe_C0162 flavin reductase-like protein) has protein sequence MPKRLLKFKNYDIHSVTAVANGRSNANIAAWVMQTDMGGKVLAVALYKVDYTIELVRESGILNVNLLATDQTRLIRKLGQQSGREKNKFKNLPHALDSRNCPYLTEAIGYAQCRVMHSTDAGDHELFICEVLKQVVLNPGKEVMTYEFLKAKKLIRG, from the coding sequence ATGCCCAAACGTCTGCTGAAATTTAAAAACTACGACATCCACAGTGTTACGGCGGTAGCGAATGGCAGGTCGAACGCCAACATTGCCGCGTGGGTCATGCAAACGGATATGGGCGGTAAAGTGCTGGCTGTGGCCTTGTACAAAGTCGATTACACCATTGAGCTGGTACGGGAGAGCGGCATCCTGAACGTGAACCTGCTGGCAACCGACCAAACCCGATTAATTCGTAAACTTGGTCAGCAGTCGGGTCGGGAAAAGAACAAATTTAAAAATCTGCCCCATGCCCTCGATAGCCGCAACTGCCCGTATTTAACCGAAGCCATTGGGTATGCGCAATGCCGCGTCATGCACAGCACCGATGCGGGCGACCATGAGCTATTTATCTGCGAAGTGCTGAAACAGGTCGTGCTTAACCCCGGGAAAGAAGTGATGACGTACGAGTTTCTGAAAGCTAAAAAGCTGATTCGGGGGTAG
- a CDS encoding hydroxymethylbutenyl pyrophosphate reductase (KEGG: hypothetical protein ; K03527 4-hydroxy-3- methylbut-2-enyl diphosphate reductase~TIGRFAM: hydroxymethylbutenyl pyrophosphate reductase~PFAM: LytB protein) has protein sequence MKSFDIPDYYRSSIITPLKEFRRKRDKLKRDFTPTLLDFGPIRLLIARHFGFCYGVENAVEIAYKAIAENPGKRIFLLSEMIHNPDVNADLQSRGVRFIMDTKGNQLIPWSELAPEDVVIIPAFGTTLETQHQLSALGLDVAKYDTTCPFVEKVWNKAGQIGQKDYTVVVHGKPSHEETRATFSHSKEAAPTVVVRDMAQAQRLAKYITGELPVDEFYSEFAGQYSLGFEPERDLQRIGVVNQTTMLASDTQSIADYLKQVMVQKYALTPATTEAHFANTRDTLCYATNDNQDATYALLTYPADFAIVAGGYNSSNTSHIVELCEQKLPTYFIESEQKILSDKLIRHFNGHTKEEIVTENFIPESSSANPVTVLLTCGASCPDAVVEGILLKLVSFFPDARPLAKVTGEFTQ, from the coding sequence ATGAAATCGTTCGACATACCTGATTATTACCGTAGCAGCATTATTACGCCACTGAAAGAATTTCGGCGGAAACGTGACAAGCTGAAGCGAGACTTTACCCCTACCCTGCTGGATTTCGGCCCGATTCGGCTGTTGATTGCCCGCCACTTCGGATTCTGCTACGGAGTCGAAAACGCCGTTGAGATTGCCTATAAAGCCATTGCCGAAAATCCCGGCAAGCGCATTTTCCTGCTTAGCGAGATGATTCACAACCCCGACGTGAACGCTGACTTGCAAAGCCGGGGCGTCCGGTTTATTATGGATACCAAAGGGAATCAGCTGATTCCCTGGTCTGAGCTGGCCCCCGAAGACGTTGTGATCATCCCGGCCTTCGGAACAACCCTGGAAACCCAGCACCAGCTGTCGGCGCTTGGGCTCGACGTTGCCAAATACGATACGACCTGCCCTTTTGTCGAGAAAGTCTGGAACAAGGCCGGGCAGATTGGCCAAAAAGACTACACGGTCGTTGTACACGGCAAGCCAAGCCACGAAGAAACGCGGGCAACTTTTTCTCACAGCAAAGAAGCAGCCCCCACCGTAGTTGTCAGAGATATGGCACAGGCACAGCGGTTGGCAAAATACATTACGGGTGAGTTACCGGTCGATGAATTTTATAGTGAGTTTGCCGGGCAATACTCCCTTGGCTTTGAGCCGGAACGTGACCTGCAGCGCATTGGCGTTGTGAACCAAACCACCATGCTGGCGTCGGACACCCAAAGCATTGCCGACTATTTGAAGCAGGTTATGGTGCAGAAGTACGCCCTGACCCCGGCCACGACCGAAGCTCATTTTGCCAACACCCGGGATACGCTCTGCTACGCCACCAACGATAACCAGGACGCTACCTACGCGCTGCTGACCTACCCGGCCGATTTCGCCATCGTTGCCGGTGGCTATAATTCGTCGAATACGTCGCACATCGTTGAGCTTTGCGAACAGAAGTTACCAACCTACTTCATCGAATCAGAGCAGAAAATCCTCTCCGACAAGCTCATTCGTCACTTTAACGGGCACACAAAAGAGGAAATCGTTACCGAAAACTTCATTCCCGAAAGTTCCTCTGCCAACCCCGTCACCGTGCTGCTCACCTGCGGAGCCTCCTGCCCGGATGCCGTTGTGGAAGGTATTCTGCTGAAGCTGGTCAGCTTTTTCCCGGATGCCCGACCACTGGCCAAAGTTACCGGGGAGTTTACCCAGTAA
- a CDS encoding protein of unknown function DUF344 (PFAM: protein of unknown function DUF344~KEGG: noc:Noc_2224 hypothetical protein) — MKDFDTDRFRYDGDKPFKIKKAPTKVDDLYEDDDHYEALLRQQSAEIDKWQERMFAHNRYGLVAVFQALDAAGKDGTIKHVFTGTNPAGVQVYSFKRPTDQELDHDFLWRSWRELPERGRIGIFNRSYYEEVLVTKVHPEILTESQRLPEKVTEDLDKLFKHRYEAIRDMETFLYRNGFPTVKFYLHVSKEEQADRLIARIEDAEKNWKFEEGDVKEREFWDAYQDAYETCITETATDKSPWYVIPADDKKNMRLLVGRIIIDELKKLPIQNPEPDKKRFEELQKLIPIIKAQ, encoded by the coding sequence GTGAAAGATTTCGACACCGACCGTTTCCGTTACGATGGAGATAAGCCCTTTAAAATCAAAAAAGCACCTACGAAAGTAGATGACCTGTACGAAGACGACGACCATTACGAAGCCCTGCTCCGGCAGCAGTCGGCCGAGATCGACAAATGGCAGGAGCGGATGTTTGCGCACAATCGGTATGGGTTAGTGGCTGTATTTCAGGCGCTGGATGCCGCCGGAAAAGATGGTACCATTAAGCACGTGTTTACCGGGACCAATCCGGCCGGGGTGCAGGTGTATTCGTTCAAACGCCCCACCGATCAGGAACTCGACCACGACTTTTTATGGCGGAGCTGGCGTGAACTGCCCGAGCGAGGTCGAATCGGTATTTTTAACCGGTCGTACTATGAAGAAGTGCTGGTCACGAAAGTCCACCCGGAGATACTGACGGAGAGCCAGCGACTGCCTGAGAAAGTAACGGAAGATCTGGATAAGCTTTTCAAACACCGGTACGAAGCCATTCGGGACATGGAAACCTTCCTGTACCGCAACGGCTTCCCAACGGTCAAATTTTACCTGCATGTGTCCAAAGAGGAACAGGCCGACCGGCTCATTGCCCGCATCGAAGACGCGGAAAAGAACTGGAAATTTGAGGAAGGCGACGTAAAGGAGCGTGAGTTCTGGGATGCCTATCAGGATGCTTACGAAACCTGCATTACCGAAACCGCCACCGATAAATCCCCCTGGTACGTGATTCCGGCCGATGACAAGAAAAACATGCGTCTGCTGGTTGGCCGGATCATCATCGACGAGCTTAAAAAGCTGCCCATCCAAAACCCGGAACCGGACAAAAAGCGCTTCGAAGAACTTCAGAAGCTTATTCCCATTATAAAAGCTCAATAG
- a CDS encoding conserved hypothetical protein (KEGG: mxa:MXAN_6633 hypothetical protein) — MTFDVTTPAHKWPLWHTLLFRFGCIYILLFTSPWAWIGDLPLLNLIGKYYGLAEEWLVNQANAYIFHIKDVLVPLNGSGDTSYGYAQLCFFILTAVVGALIWSIVDKRRNYDVAYYWLMVLVRYYVALIALSYGIIKLFGLQMVFPSMSALATPLGDLLPMRLSWYFIGYSTPYQFFSGAVEVLAGLLLLFRQTSTLGAFVAASVFLNVMVLNFCYDIPVKLFSAHLFILSNVLLLSDAKRLLNFFIYNKATQPAPQVELPEKWMRGTRVTLKIAFVILFIGMPLYGSYQRAFGPTDSSASKRLTTGFFSVDQFQGNVADSLRWKDVIFEPNTSGSIQTADTLFRQRYRRGYFNYSFDSLAHTIAFKKSPSDSAALFTMQYTMPDTNHVVLRGKIRNDSVMVALTRQKRHFQLAERQFHWLSEANR, encoded by the coding sequence ATGACCTTTGACGTCACTACTCCTGCCCACAAATGGCCTCTATGGCATACGTTGCTCTTTCGCTTCGGCTGTATTTACATTCTGCTGTTCACATCGCCCTGGGCCTGGATCGGCGATTTGCCCCTTCTGAATTTAATTGGCAAGTATTACGGTCTGGCCGAAGAGTGGCTGGTTAACCAGGCTAATGCGTACATTTTTCACATTAAAGACGTCCTGGTGCCGCTGAATGGGAGTGGCGATACATCTTATGGCTATGCCCAGTTGTGTTTTTTTATCCTGACCGCCGTTGTGGGTGCGCTGATATGGTCCATCGTCGACAAACGCAGGAATTATGACGTCGCCTACTACTGGCTCATGGTGCTGGTGCGGTACTACGTGGCACTAATTGCCCTGAGCTACGGCATCATCAAGCTGTTCGGGTTGCAAATGGTCTTTCCGTCGATGAGTGCCCTGGCTACCCCGCTGGGCGACTTGCTGCCCATGCGCTTATCCTGGTATTTCATTGGCTACTCAACACCCTATCAGTTTTTCTCGGGTGCGGTAGAGGTACTGGCAGGGCTTCTGTTGCTCTTCCGACAAACCAGTACGCTTGGGGCTTTTGTGGCTGCCAGTGTTTTTCTTAACGTTATGGTATTAAATTTTTGCTACGATATTCCGGTCAAGCTGTTTTCTGCCCACCTGTTTATCCTGAGCAACGTTCTGCTGCTGAGCGATGCCAAACGCCTGCTCAATTTCTTTATTTATAACAAAGCTACCCAACCCGCACCGCAAGTTGAACTCCCTGAAAAGTGGATGCGAGGGACGCGGGTAACGCTGAAAATAGCGTTTGTTATCCTGTTTATCGGGATGCCGCTGTACGGGTCGTACCAGAGGGCGTTTGGGCCGACTGATTCGAGTGCATCGAAGAGACTGACAACGGGCTTCTTCTCGGTCGATCAGTTTCAGGGTAACGTGGCCGACAGCCTGCGCTGGAAAGATGTTATCTTCGAACCCAATACTTCAGGAAGTATTCAGACCGCTGATACGCTCTTCCGACAGCGTTACCGGCGGGGTTACTTCAATTATTCATTCGATTCACTGGCACATACGATTGCCTTTAAGAAATCCCCGTCCGATTCGGCGGCACTGTTCACCATGCAGTATACTATGCCGGATACCAACCATGTGGTGCTACGCGGAAAAATCAGGAACGACTCAGTCATGGTTGCCCTAACCCGTCAGAAACGTCATTTTCAGCTTGCCGAACGCCAGTTCCACTGGCTCTCCGAAGCCAATCGATGA
- a CDS encoding DNA binding domain protein, excisionase family (TIGRFAM: DNA binding domain protein, excisionase family~PFAM: regulatory protein MerR~KEGG: spc:Sputcn32_3991 phage transcriptional regulator, AlpA), with protein sequence MSFEQELITENPFAILVRRMNRIESQNEQILNFLQNRNATTSTDEVLTIQQAAKFLDLTTQTIYSLVSARKIPFSKPTGSRLYFSRLELIEWLKMNRTSTVQEQAFMYDQTKSLRRSNKGRKAA encoded by the coding sequence ATGTCTTTCGAGCAAGAGCTAATTACTGAAAATCCATTTGCTATTTTGGTTCGACGGATGAACCGAATAGAATCGCAAAATGAGCAGATTTTAAACTTTCTGCAAAACAGAAACGCCACAACCTCAACTGATGAGGTACTTACCATTCAGCAAGCGGCCAAATTTCTTGACCTAACTACACAGACTATTTATAGTCTTGTTTCGGCCCGTAAAATTCCGTTTTCCAAGCCTACAGGTTCCAGGCTATATTTTTCTCGTCTTGAGTTGATTGAATGGCTTAAAATGAATAGGACAAGCACTGTTCAAGAGCAAGCTTTCATGTATGATCAAACCAAATCATTGCGTAGATCGAATAAAGGGCGGAAGGCTGCATGA
- a CDS encoding integrase family protein (PFAM: integrase family protein~KEGG: spc:Sputcn32_4000 phage integrase family protein): MKVTLREKPINDGKISLYLDFYPAISHPETGKDTRREFLGLYLFDKPRTELDRQHNKATKLLAQNICATRQLEVQAGNYGFLKKKVVAVDFLAYFKKQADIEKARDKGSRNNWNSAYLHLYNFTTGKLTVDEVTADFCKSFRDYLTTAKPLNVTKSAKKAIAHNSAKGYFVIFGTALNRAVDDKLFTINPNDTVKGLTRKETQREFLTLAELQSLAKTECDLPYLKRAALFSALTGLRYSDVAKLTWSEVYEDVNGSYIRFMQQKTEGVETLPLNETARILLAERSEGVVFPELLYSSWQNQKLSEWAHRSGIKRRITFHAFRHTFATLQLMEGTDLYTISKLLGHRNITTTQIYAKIVDTQKRAAVNRLSIEITDMN; this comes from the coding sequence ATGAAGGTTACACTACGCGAAAAGCCAATTAATGACGGTAAGATCAGCCTATACTTAGACTTCTATCCGGCTATATCTCACCCTGAAACCGGAAAAGACACACGGCGTGAATTTTTAGGGCTGTACCTTTTCGATAAACCACGTACTGAACTGGACAGGCAGCACAATAAGGCAACCAAGCTACTCGCTCAGAATATTTGCGCTACACGACAATTGGAAGTACAGGCAGGTAATTACGGATTCCTGAAAAAGAAAGTAGTAGCCGTTGACTTTCTGGCCTATTTTAAGAAACAGGCAGATATAGAAAAAGCAAGGGACAAAGGGAGCAGAAACAACTGGAATAGTGCTTATCTGCATTTGTACAATTTCACAACTGGAAAGTTGACCGTTGATGAGGTTACTGCCGATTTCTGTAAATCATTCCGTGATTACCTGACAACGGCAAAACCTCTAAACGTTACTAAGTCAGCAAAGAAAGCCATTGCCCACAACTCAGCTAAAGGATACTTTGTCATTTTTGGTACAGCTCTTAATCGAGCCGTTGATGATAAGTTATTTACTATAAATCCGAACGATACTGTAAAGGGGTTAACCCGAAAAGAAACCCAACGGGAATTTCTGACTTTGGCCGAACTGCAAAGCCTGGCTAAGACAGAATGTGATTTGCCTTACCTAAAACGTGCTGCCCTGTTTTCTGCCCTCACTGGTTTACGTTACAGCGATGTAGCTAAACTAACCTGGTCTGAGGTGTACGAAGATGTGAACGGCTCCTACATTCGATTTATGCAGCAAAAAACGGAAGGTGTAGAAACTTTGCCCCTCAACGAAACAGCCCGTATCCTATTAGCTGAACGATCCGAGGGCGTAGTATTTCCCGAGTTACTTTATTCAAGTTGGCAGAATCAGAAACTAAGCGAGTGGGCTCATAGGTCCGGTATCAAACGGCGCATTACTTTTCATGCCTTTCGACACACATTCGCAACGCTGCAACTAATGGAAGGGACCGACCTCTACACAATAAGTAAGCTATTAGGGCACCGCAACATAACCACTACTCAGATTTACGCTAAGATCGTTGACACGCAAAAGCGGGCCGCTGTAAATCGGCTGTCTATCGAAATTACTGACATGAATTAA
- a CDS encoding peptide methionine sulfoxide reductase (KEGG: har:HEAR2602 peptide methionine sulfoxide reductase (protein-methionine-S-oxide reductase) (peptide Met(O) reductase)~TIGRFAM: peptide methionine sulfoxide reductase~PFAM: Methionine sulfoxide reductase A): MVAITLRKLTASLLTALSTALGRGPGRLSAKPTKQTPMTTDQSANLAKATFGTGCFWCTEALYESLDGVIGAVSGYEGGHKANPTYKEVCTGTTGHAECVEVTYDPAKITYQELLEAFFRSHDPTSLNRQGEDVGTQYRSVIFYHNDEQKELAETAKVELDKSGAYDRPIVTEISPAETFYEAEAYHQSYFANNPNQGYCAFVIAPKVDKFKKVFKEKLKRENAY; this comes from the coding sequence ATGGTTGCGATTACCCTTCGCAAACTAACGGCCTCTCTGCTAACTGCGCTTTCCACGGCTTTAGGTCGTGGACCGGGCCGTTTGTCAGCGAAGCCAACAAAACAAACACCTATGACTACCGATCAATCTGCCAACCTGGCCAAAGCAACGTTTGGAACGGGCTGTTTCTGGTGCACAGAGGCCTTGTATGAATCACTCGACGGCGTCATTGGCGCGGTTTCCGGTTATGAAGGGGGCCATAAGGCCAACCCAACGTATAAGGAAGTATGTACAGGCACCACCGGCCATGCCGAGTGTGTTGAGGTAACCTACGATCCGGCCAAAATTACCTATCAGGAGTTACTGGAAGCGTTTTTCCGCAGCCATGACCCAACGTCGCTGAACCGCCAGGGCGAAGACGTGGGTACGCAGTACCGGTCGGTGATCTTCTACCACAACGACGAGCAGAAAGAACTGGCCGAAACGGCAAAAGTCGAACTGGACAAGTCCGGTGCCTACGACCGCCCAATCGTTACGGAGATCAGCCCCGCCGAAACCTTCTACGAAGCCGAAGCGTACCACCAGAGCTACTTTGCCAACAACCCCAATCAGGGTTATTGCGCCTTCGTCATCGCCCCCAAGGTCGATAAGTTTAAGAAGGTGTTTAAAGAGAAATTGAAGCGCGAAAACGCTTACTGA
- a CDS encoding protein of unknown function DUF344 (PFAM: protein of unknown function DUF344~KEGG: pat:Patl_0210 hypothetical protein), translated as MKKIDKKAFRYHEKQPFSIADTPTIIDPFYTDEADQSRQLDELAERMDQAQNRMHADEHYGLLVVFQAMDAAGKDSTIRRIFKGVNPSRFQIAPFKKPDESDLKHDFLWHFWQELPERGNIGVFNRSYYEEVLALRVHPERLQEQSIPKNLVPANKKTLWEQRFGDIVHFEDYLFRNGFPIVKFYLHVAKEEQGKRLVARLEDPEKQWKLSPNDLEEREFWPEYMKAYEDTIRATATEQNPWYVIPSDDRVNQQLIIAHILTEILESLPVHFPQTDEKEAQKLIKQIKKQDGVK; from the coding sequence ATGAAAAAAATCGACAAAAAGGCGTTTCGGTACCACGAAAAGCAACCCTTTTCCATTGCCGATACGCCTACGATCATAGATCCGTTTTACACTGACGAAGCGGACCAAAGCCGCCAGCTGGACGAACTGGCCGAACGGATGGACCAGGCCCAGAACCGGATGCATGCCGACGAGCATTACGGGCTGCTGGTTGTGTTTCAGGCCATGGATGCCGCCGGAAAGGATAGTACCATCCGGCGCATCTTTAAGGGTGTTAATCCGTCGCGATTTCAGATTGCCCCGTTCAAAAAGCCCGATGAGTCGGACCTGAAGCACGATTTCCTGTGGCATTTCTGGCAGGAGTTGCCGGAGCGCGGGAACATCGGCGTATTCAACCGCTCGTATTACGAGGAAGTACTGGCACTGCGTGTCCATCCGGAACGGCTGCAGGAGCAATCCATCCCTAAAAATCTGGTTCCTGCCAATAAGAAAACGCTTTGGGAACAACGCTTCGGAGATATTGTTCACTTTGAAGATTACCTCTTCCGAAACGGGTTTCCTATCGTGAAGTTTTACCTGCATGTGGCCAAAGAGGAACAGGGTAAACGGCTCGTTGCCCGACTGGAAGACCCCGAAAAACAGTGGAAACTCAGCCCGAACGACCTGGAAGAACGGGAGTTCTGGCCCGAGTACATGAAAGCGTACGAAGATACCATCCGGGCTACGGCGACCGAGCAAAACCCCTGGTACGTAATTCCGAGCGACGACCGCGTCAATCAACAACTCATCATTGCCCATATCCTGACCGAAATTTTGGAATCTCTGCCTGTTCATTTTCCGCAAACCGACGAAAAAGAAGCGCAGAAATTGATCAAGCAGATCAAAAAGCAGGATGGGGTAAAGTAG
- a CDS encoding TonB-dependent receptor plug (PFAM: TonB-dependent receptor plug~KEGG: hypothetical protein), translating into MKHILPFWLCSLLIYFMPLQSGSAQASLNTAGNSTQAKGVRGAALTISGYIKDAGNGEGLIGVSVYVKETGTGAVTNSYGFYAVTLPAGSYNLVISYVGYTRQTRTVDLVDRNVRLDLELSQEGKQLQEVVVSTKREDDNVKNIEMSVNRIDVKTLQRIPALLGEVDVIRSIQLLPGVSTVGEGATGFNVRGGSIDQNLVLLDEAPVYNSSHLFGFFSVFNPDAVKDVKLIKGGIPANYGGRIASILDVRLKEGNAKKPELNGGIGLIFSRLSYERPLFNGKGSFIVAARRSYADVLAQPFLTGDLKGAKFYFYDLTAKGNYRINDKNTVFLSGYLGRDVFGSDFGFNWGNTTLSARWNHVFSDRLFLNTTAYYSNYDYSLNSDLKGKRPNDFFRTDSRIVDYSLKPDFSLFLGKNTITFGGQVIAHDFQPGTATAASSGSVRTFGIASKRAMEAALYVGNEQQLTPKLQLQYGLRYSLFNYVGEGEAYTFRTDVPLGSRREVITTVGYRGGEVIKTYGNWEPRFSTKLDLSDNSSLKFSYNRMAQYIHLVSNTTASTPLDIWTPSTNNIKPQIADQVAGGYFKNFGRSSGTGSEFEASVEVYYKWLQNQIDYIDGASLILNKYLEGDLLSGKGRAYGAEFYVKRNTGVVNGWISYTLAKTERQVDGINNNNWYPTRFDKRHTLTSVLLFDPPHAKRWNFSATFTLASGTPGTFPTNRFEYQGYVVPQNTDNARNNYRIPAYHRLDLAATLQGRKRPGKRKDDNWVFSIYNVYARKNAFSVYFQPNADSPRVTEAIRYSVFATLIPSVTYNFKL; encoded by the coding sequence ATGAAACATATACTACCATTTTGGTTGTGCAGCCTGCTCATTTACTTTATGCCGTTACAGTCCGGCAGCGCACAGGCTTCACTAAATACAGCGGGCAACAGTACGCAGGCAAAAGGAGTGCGGGGTGCAGCGCTGACCATCAGCGGCTACATAAAAGATGCCGGTAATGGCGAAGGGCTCATTGGTGTTTCTGTTTATGTGAAAGAAACAGGCACTGGCGCCGTCACGAACAGCTATGGCTTTTATGCCGTTACGCTCCCGGCGGGCAGTTACAACCTCGTTATCAGCTACGTTGGCTATACCCGACAAACCCGCACGGTCGATCTTGTGGACCGGAACGTACGCCTTGACCTCGAACTGAGTCAGGAAGGCAAGCAGCTTCAGGAAGTGGTTGTCTCCACCAAGCGGGAGGACGACAATGTGAAAAACATTGAAATGAGCGTCAACCGGATTGACGTGAAAACCCTGCAACGGATTCCAGCCCTGCTGGGCGAAGTCGACGTGATCCGGAGCATTCAGTTGCTGCCGGGCGTATCGACGGTGGGCGAAGGCGCTACCGGTTTCAACGTTCGGGGCGGTAGTATCGACCAGAATCTGGTGCTGCTGGACGAAGCCCCGGTCTATAACTCCTCGCACCTGTTTGGCTTCTTCTCGGTCTTCAACCCCGACGCGGTCAAAGACGTGAAGCTCATCAAAGGCGGTATCCCGGCTAATTACGGTGGCCGAATTGCCTCTATTCTGGATGTGCGTCTGAAAGAAGGCAACGCTAAGAAACCTGAACTCAACGGGGGTATTGGACTTATTTTCAGCCGTTTGTCGTACGAGCGACCGCTTTTCAACGGCAAAGGCTCGTTTATCGTAGCCGCCCGGCGTTCTTACGCCGACGTGCTGGCCCAGCCATTCCTGACGGGCGACCTGAAAGGGGCCAAGTTTTATTTTTACGACCTGACGGCGAAGGGTAATTACCGCATCAACGATAAAAACACGGTGTTTCTGTCGGGCTATCTGGGCCGCGATGTATTCGGGTCGGATTTTGGGTTTAACTGGGGGAATACAACCCTGTCGGCCCGCTGGAACCACGTTTTCAGCGACCGGCTTTTCCTGAACACGACGGCCTATTACAGTAACTACGACTACTCGCTCAACTCGGACCTGAAAGGGAAACGACCCAACGATTTCTTCCGAACCGATTCCCGGATTGTCGACTACAGCCTGAAACCGGATTTTTCGCTGTTTTTGGGTAAAAACACCATCACCTTTGGCGGTCAGGTCATCGCGCATGATTTTCAGCCCGGCACCGCAACAGCCGCCAGTTCGGGCAGTGTCCGGACGTTTGGCATAGCCAGTAAACGAGCTATGGAAGCGGCTCTTTATGTGGGCAATGAGCAGCAGCTGACCCCGAAGCTTCAGTTGCAATACGGACTGCGCTATTCCCTATTTAATTATGTTGGCGAAGGCGAAGCCTATACCTTCCGCACCGATGTGCCGCTGGGCAGTCGCCGTGAGGTGATTACCACCGTAGGGTATCGGGGCGGAGAGGTGATCAAGACCTACGGCAACTGGGAACCCCGCTTTTCGACCAAGCTGGATTTGTCGGATAACAGCTCCCTGAAATTCAGTTATAACCGCATGGCGCAGTACATCCACCTGGTTTCCAATACAACAGCCTCGACGCCACTGGATATCTGGACACCATCGACCAATAATATCAAACCGCAGATTGCCGATCAGGTTGCCGGGGGATATTTTAAGAACTTTGGCCGCTCCAGCGGAACGGGCAGCGAATTCGAAGCCTCGGTAGAAGTATATTACAAATGGCTGCAGAACCAGATTGACTACATTGACGGGGCCAGCCTGATCCTGAATAAATACCTTGAAGGTGATTTGCTGAGCGGCAAAGGCCGCGCTTACGGTGCTGAGTTCTATGTAAAACGAAACACGGGCGTCGTAAACGGCTGGATTAGCTACACGCTGGCCAAAACCGAGCGGCAGGTGGACGGCATCAACAACAATAACTGGTACCCCACGCGCTTCGACAAGCGACACACGCTGACATCGGTACTGCTGTTCGACCCGCCCCATGCCAAGCGCTGGAACTTCTCGGCAACCTTTACGCTGGCCAGCGGAACGCCCGGCACGTTCCCCACCAATCGCTTTGAGTACCAGGGCTACGTAGTGCCGCAGAATACCGACAATGCCCGGAACAATTACCGGATTCCGGCGTACCACCGACTCGATCTGGCGGCTACCTTGCAGGGGCGTAAACGTCCGGGTAAGCGCAAAGACGATAACTGGGTATTCTCGATTTACAACGTCTATGCCCGCAAAAACGCCTTTTCAGTCTATTTCCAACCCAATGCAGATAGTCCCCGCGTAACGGAAGCCATTCGCTATTCAGTTTTTGCGACCCTGATTCCGTCCGTAACGTACAACTTTAAATTATAG